The following coding sequences are from one Muntiacus reevesi chromosome 17, mMunRee1.1, whole genome shotgun sequence window:
- the LOC136148325 gene encoding interferon omega-1-like: MAFVLSLLTALVLVSYGLGGFLGCDLSQNHVLVGRKNLRLLGQMRRLSPRFCLQDRMDFAFPQEMVGGEQLQEAQAISVLHEMLQQSFNLFHTERSSAAWDTTLLEQLRTGLHQQLDDLDVCLGQVMGEEDSSLGRTGPTLAVKRYFQRIHVYLQEKEYSDCAWEIVRLEIMRSFSSSTSLQERLRMMDGDLISPGRDSH, encoded by the coding sequence ATGGCCTTCGTGCTCTCTCTACTGACGGCCCTGGTGCTGGTCAGCTACGGCCTGGGAGGATTCCTGGGCTGTGACCTGTCTCAGAACCACGTGCTGGTTGGCAGGAAGAACCTCAGGCTCCTGGGCCAAATGAGGAGGCTCTCCCCTCGCTTCTGTCTGCAGGACAGAATGGACTTCGCTTTcccccaggagatggtgggggGCGAGCAGCTCCAGGAGGCCCAGGCCATCTCTGTGCTCCACGAGATGCTCCAGCAGAGCTTCAACCTCTTCCACACAGAGCGCTCCTCTGCTGCCTGGGACACCACCCTCCTGGAGCAGCTCCGCACTGGACTCCATCAGCAGCTGGATGACCTGGATGTCTGCCTGGGGCAGGTGATGGGAGAGGAAGACTCTTCCCTGGGAAGGACAGGCCCCACACTGGCCGTGAAGAGGTACTTCCAGAGAATCCATGTCTACCTGCAAGAGAAGGAATACAGTGACTGTGCCTGGGAAATCGTCAGACTGGAAATCATGAGATCCTTCTCTTCGTCAACCAGCTTGCAAGAAAGGTTAAGAATGATGGATGGAGATCTGATCTCACCTGGACGTGACTCTCACTGA
- the LOC136148326 gene encoding interferon omega-1-like: MAFVLSLLMALVLVSYGPGGSLGCDLSQNHTLVGRKTLTLLDQMMRLSPHLCLQDRMDFAFPQEMVEGSQLQEAQAISVLHEILQQSFSLFNTTRSSAAWNTTLLKQLRTGLLQQLADLDDCWEQVMGEEDSALGRMGPTQAVKRYFQGIHVYLQEKGYSTCAWEIVRVAIRRSLSSSTSLQERLRMMDGDLSSH, from the coding sequence ATGGCCTTCGTGCTCTCTCTACTGATGGCCCTGGTGCTGGTCAGCTACGGCCCGGGAGGATCCCTGGGCTGTGACCTGTCTCAGAACCACACGCTGGTTGGCAGGAAGACCCTCACTCTCCTGGACCAAATGATGAGACTCTCCCCTCACCTCTGTCTGCAGGACAGAATGGACTTCGCTTtcccccaggagatggtggagggcaGCCAGctgcaggaggcccaggccaTCTCTGTGCTCCACGAGATACTCCAGCAGAGCTTCAGCCTTTTCAACACAACGCGCTCCTCTGCTGCCTGGAACACCACCCTCCTGAAGCAGCTCCGCACTGGACTTCTTCAGCAGCTGGCCGACCTGGACGACTGCTGGGAGCAGGTGATGGGAGAGGAAGACTCTGCCCTGGGAAGGATGGGCCCCACACAGGCCGTGAAGAGGTACTTCCAGGGCATCCATGTCTACCTGCAAGAGAAGGGATACAGCACCTGTGCCTGGGAAATCGTCAGAGTGGCTATCAGGAGATCCCTTTCTTCATCAACCAGCTTGCAAGAAAGGTTAAGAATGATGGATGGAGACCTGAGCTCACATTGA